From the genome of Varibaculum prostatecancerukia, one region includes:
- a CDS encoding ABC transporter permease, with the protein MVLEVKHSAESLGEPPKKVAHLADSSPKVPWFLRFSLVAIVKLILLMLGVSLIVFWLISLSPIDPVQANYGSVAVQNMSPEQRANLSAYWGQNIPIWERYTSWFTAFLQGDMGISLRYNAPVSEVIWTKFSNSVLLLATAWVLSGVLGFTLGVIAGTKRNKIIDRIITTVCYGLASTPTFWLGMLVLMLFAVWLGWFPSGFAAPVGVDAADVTIWDSLNHAVLPAATLSVVSIANITLHTRQKLVDVMDSDFFLYAKARGESKWQAVRRHGLRNISLPAITLQFASLAEVFGGSILVEQVFSYPGLGQATVTAGLGSDTALLAGISVITTAVVFTGNTIATLLYGVVDPRIRRGQRG; encoded by the coding sequence GTGGTCTTGGAAGTAAAACATTCCGCTGAATCGCTAGGTGAGCCACCAAAGAAGGTGGCTCACCTAGCCGATTCTTCCCCTAAAGTTCCGTGGTTCTTGCGTTTTTCGCTGGTTGCGATAGTCAAGCTCATACTTTTGATGCTGGGAGTATCGCTGATTGTTTTCTGGCTAATCTCGCTTTCGCCTATTGACCCGGTACAGGCTAACTACGGTTCGGTCGCCGTCCAAAATATGAGCCCAGAGCAGCGCGCTAATTTAAGTGCCTACTGGGGTCAGAACATCCCGATATGGGAGCGCTACACCTCCTGGTTCACTGCCTTCCTGCAAGGGGATATGGGTATTTCTTTGCGTTATAACGCACCCGTCTCCGAAGTCATCTGGACAAAGTTTTCCAACTCGGTTTTACTTTTGGCTACGGCCTGGGTGCTTTCTGGGGTTCTCGGTTTTACCCTGGGGGTAATCGCCGGAACTAAACGGAATAAAATCATTGACCGCATAATCACCACCGTCTGCTATGGGCTGGCTTCGACACCCACATTTTGGCTGGGAATGCTGGTATTGATGCTGTTCGCGGTCTGGCTGGGCTGGTTTCCTTCCGGTTTCGCTGCTCCCGTTGGGGTTGATGCGGCTGACGTGACCATCTGGGATTCCCTAAATCACGCAGTCCTGCCAGCAGCAACCCTAAGCGTAGTAAGTATCGCAAATATCACGCTGCACACTCGTCAAAAGCTAGTAGACGTCATGGACTCAGACTTTTTCCTCTATGCGAAGGCACGCGGGGAATCCAAGTGGCAAGCTGTCCGGCGTCATGGACTACGCAATATCTCCTTACCCGCGATAACCTTACAATTTGCTTCGCTAGCCGAGGTTTTCGGGGGCTCAATTCTGGTAGAACAAGTATTTAGCTATCCCGGTCTGGGTCAAGCCACCGTTACAGCAGGCTTAGGATCCGATACCGCCCTCTTAGCCGGAATATCGGTAATAACCACGGCAGTAGTCTTTACTGGCAATACCATCGCCACCTTGCTATATGGGGTGGTAGATCCGCGAATAAGGCGGGGTCAGCGTGGCTAA